The nucleotide window CAAAACAATCTCTCATTTCTCatttgtcatcatcatcatcttacTCTAAACTCTATTTTCCATCAACAAATTGTCACCAAACCGTAAGTAAGTTCCACACTCCCTcttactgttttttttttaaattttttttttatagtttttcatCTGTTCATGATTAAGTTacgaaatgaatttctttttcgTCATTGTATATCaattattttttgaatttttgttttATGAATTTTAAGTCATATCGGTTAAATTAATCAAGTTTCGTCTTGGTTTTTGCATCGGGTTTGCCTGAATGATCGCGCTtttgttggtcgttaaaaaaaagttatgttatattaattttattattctCATATACTGCTGCTAGATCTTAACATTAACTGTTCCTGTTTTGTTTGAAACTGCAGAATCTGTAGGAAAATCACCAGAATTCAACTTGCGAAATCGGTTAATTGTTAAAAAATGGGAAAAACCGGACGAGATTGGACTCAGATCTACGCAATTTACGGCATGGATGACTGGCAAACGCCGGTTTTCCTGTTAATTCACGCGATATTCTTCTCAATCTCTTCGGTTCTGTTTCTCGTCTACTTCGATTTTGTATGCTACTCTTTCCAGTTGATTCTTCCCGCGGTTTTTACAACCGGTTTTGCGAGATTCGCGGCCGGTTTTACCGGCTCGGTCACCGCTTTATCCGGGGTGTGTCTGTTTTATGCGGCCGGAAACATTTTTTACTCGTCGGTAGCACTTCGCTGGGAAATGGCACAGCGAATGGTTAGCGCGGTTCATGACTGGTCAACAGTTAAAACCGCGCTGGATGTTGGTTGTGGCCGTGGCATCCTTCTCAATGCCGTCGCCATGCAGCTTAAAAAAGAAGGAAGCTCTGGCCGGGTTGTTGGATTGGATCGGAAAAACACGACTTTATCGACTCTCAGAACTGCTGGTATCGAAGGTAATTGACGGAAAATATATTTGTGTAATGTGATTATCGGGTGAGGATAAGAAGTTACTTGAGAACTCGAGAGAATGACTGTCCAACGAGGaaagttttattaaaaaagtCAACTTTTTTATTATGCGGTTAATtctgtaatttttttaaataaaactaaaaaaatatatgtaGATTGACGAGATATGTAGCTTGCGAAGATACATACATATAACTAATACGAGGTATATGTACATAGCTCGCAAGCTACGTACATTTAGTTTGTCGATTtacatatatttttgtattttataatatttttgtaaatattagtatataaattaagtaaaaaaataagttgtttgGTTGATAATGGATCTCTAGATATTAATTTTATGGTTCTCACATGATCCTCTTAATTTCTGTGATTATATTACTCAAGATAGGATTACTTGAATTTTTTAAATTTGTATATTTATATAAACTATTTTCACTTTGTCTTCGAgccggggtctcactggaagcagcctctgtATATGTAgcttactgagtatgatgatgatgatttctaCTTTGTCTAATTACAATATGATCTAATACAGGTGTACAGGAATATGTCACATGCCGTGAAGGAGACGCCCGCCGGCTACCGTTTCCCGACAACTACTTCGACGTGGTGGTGTCGGCGGGGTTTGTGCACACGGTAGGGAAAGAATTCGGGCAGAAAACCGCCGCGGCAGCCGCCGAACGGATGCGAGTGTTGGGAGAAGTTGTTAGGGTGTTGAAAGGTGGTAGTGTTGGGGTGGTGTGGGACCTGGTTCATGTACCGGAGTACGTTCAACGATTACAAGAGTTGAAAATGGAAGACATAAGGGTTTCTGAGCGTGTAACGGCGTTCATGGTTAGCAGCCACATCGTTTCATTTCGCAAGCCAAGTCAGCACGTTGTGGGGCCCAGTGAAGTTAGGTTAGACTGGAGATTCAACGGAATATgttgaaaaattatatttattatttattatgagATATATTACAAAATAATAGAAATACAGCATGTCTCAGGATAAGAATGAGTCTAGATCATACTCTCTTGAATTGTTTATAaatgagatgataataaatatataCCTTACAGCTTTTGTATTTCACCTATACATTTGGCTTGTATTTGAAGTTGTAAATGAGTCAAAACAAGAACAAGTCAACGAATTTACATTTAATGTGTTACACACTGATGTATTTATAGAATTACATCCAACTCCTATAGTCATGTCTattctttttttttgaaagatcaACAAAATTTTATTCCATATTCACCTAGACAACCAAATTATTGGCCAGATGTTCACCAATGTTTTACAGTAATTACATCACCTTATACACCAAaacaaatcaaatcaaaattacACCAATCACTCCATGAGATATTGACGTTTTTAACCCTGCTTTTTATCCACGTATATCCGAGCATCTTGATCTCTTCTTTCATCTTGTTCACATAAGGTTGCTTTCCTTCAAAAACCGCCTCGTTTCGGCTCTTCCAAATAACCCAAATGGCTGCTTGAGTCACCAGACTCACCACTTTCTTCCACCTTTGAGACCCATTGTTGCTTTTATGTATGTTTGCCAAATCCTTTAGTTCTAGTGCGAAAACCTGTTGAATTCGACACCACCGAGATACAAATTCCCAAATCTGTTCCGCGATTCTGCATGATGCGAATAAATGCAAGGCCGATTCAACCTCTTCGCCACACATCTTGCAGACGTTATCTTGAATCACGATGTTACGTCTCGCCAGAGCCGCATACGTCGGAACCTTATCTTGAATTATCCTCCATAACAAAAAGTTTACCTTTTTGGGACACCAATTGTTCCAATCCAAAGCAACCTGCAGATCCGAAAAGAGTAATTTATGCAAGCTCTCTTTTACGCTGCAGATAGAGAAGCTGCCCGAACTATCCAAACCCCAACTCCAAATATCCGAACCATGCCCGATTCGGAGGCTTTGCAAGGCATCAGTCAGACTATGCAATTCCGCTAATTCCACTGCAGAAGACGGAGAATAGACCCATGAGAAAGCTGGTACCATACCCGAGTTACCGGGTAACAACCGATCCTTTATTAGCACATTCTTATGCCTTTCAAGCTGGAATAAATTCTGAAATTTGTCACACAAAGGTATCTCAAACAGCCACCTTTCTTTCCAGAAGGAGATTTCACTTTCATTTCCTGGCCGACCACGAAACAAGGACTCCAAACATAATCCTGCTGCATTAAAGTCATCTTTTATACTATAAATTTGCTTCCACGGGCTCGTCAGAGATGATTTTACTGGAATAAAGCTCCAAGCTCTAGAATTTTTATGTATCTCCCATACAACTTTTCTCCACAAACTATCTTTTTCTACcttaaacctccaccaccactttgAAAGCATTGCTAGGTTCGCTACTCTAAGGGACCCAAACCCCATACCTCCCAAGTCTTTTGGTGTCATCATGTTTCTCCATGCAACCCACttcattttttctttttcatcattgGAACCCCATAAAAACTCTCTACGTATCTTTTCCAACTTTTTTATAACCCCCAAAGGTGCCTTATACGAAGAAAAGTAGTATGTTGGTAATGCATTGAGAACGGAACATACCAAAGTAATGCGGCCACCAAATGTGAGTGTATTAGCCTTCCAAAGCGATAATCTTTTTTGAAATATTTCCACCACCGGCTCCCAATTCTTTATTAGATTCATATTAGCTCCTACTTGTAACCCCAAATATTTAAACGGGAATGCCCCTCTTGTACACCCCATCATATTTGCCATTAATTGCACTTGATTGTCTTCCAACCCGACCCCATAAAGGCTACTCTTTTTCAGGTTTACTTTCAGGCCCGAGCTTAAATAAAAGCATCTAAGTAGACGTTTCAAATTTATCAAGTTATTGAAACTCCACTCACCCACAAAAATTACATCATCAGCGTATAAAAAGTGGGATATTGGGACTCCATTTGGTGACAATCCTAGACCTTTGAATAATCCGATGTTACATGCTTGTTTCATTATTCCTGTTAGTGCCTCCATTGCTAGAACAAACAGAAATGGTGATAGAGGATCTCCCTGCCTCAGACCCCTCGAACAAGGAAATTCTTGTGTTGGAGAACCATTTACAAGGACCGATGCTCTAACCGATGTTACAATAGACATGACCCAGTTCCGCCACTTTACAGGAAAATTCATTTGACAGAGAATGGAGTTAAGAAACTCCCAGCTTAACGAATCGTATGCTTTTTCAATGTCAACTTTTAAGACCATTCCTTCCTTTTTATTTCTTTTCAGCCATGGAATAATCTCGTTTAATATTATTACCCCATCGAGGATGCTCCTTCCTGCCAAAAATCCCGATTGTTCCTCCGATACTAACTTATGAATCACGGACTTCAATCTATTTACTAGAACCTTTGAGACTACTTTGTTGATACAACCGATTAAGCTAATCGGACGGTATTCATGAAGACCACCTGGGTCCGTCCGTTTAGGAACCAGAGCTAAAAAAGATGACATACATCCATTATTCAGTTGTTCAGCAGCAAAAAAATGTTGGAATAGACTCATGAAGTCCCCCTCTAGCACATTCCAAAACTTTTTAATGAATTTTAAATTTATTCCATCTGGCCCAGGAGCCCGATCACCATCACATTCCCAAACTGCACTTTTAATTTCCGCTAGAGTAAAAGAGCATACCAGACTGTTAGCTTCTTCATCAGACACTTGAGATAGAAACGGGCACACCAGCATCGGTCTTGAGTTCATCGGTTCCACAAACTTATCAGCAAAGTAAGAAAAAATATGATCTTTTACTAGCGGAGGATCCGCAACCCACTCACCATCAATATGCAAGCCGTGTATTCTATTGTTGCTTTTGTTGGCGTTCACTATTCCATGAAAATATTTCGTGTTTTCATCACCTTTTTTTGCCCACCGGACCCTTGCTTTTTGTTGCAAATCCATAGCTTTCAATCTATCCGCCTCTTGTATGTACGACTTACAACCCGCTCTCTCCTCCAATTCATCCTGATTCAAATTTCTTTGTTCTGCCTCAACTTCGAGAGTTTCCAACCTTTTCAGCTTAATAGTGTAAGAGTTATCCATTTCCGCTTTTTTGATTCCAACCCACTCCTTTAGTCTTCTCTTGACCCACTTTAACTTAACATCTAAGGCTAAGTCAGGAAGACCTTCGAACTGGAACGACCCCATTAAAGATAGCACATGCTCCACAGCCCCGGGGATCTCGAACCATGAGTTAAATATTTTGGACGGGATCTTACCATAATCTGTTTGAACCGTAGACAATAGAATTGGACAATGATCTGAAGCCAAATTTGATAGGGCCATACATGCTGCTAGAGGCCATTTTCCCATGAAATCCCGACTTACTAGGAATCTATCCAATTTACTCATCTTATCACCGTTATCCGATCTATAGGTAAATTGTCTGCCCCCCATTTGATACTCTACTAGATCCGCCTGTGTGATAAATTGGTTAAAGTACTGTGCATTTGCAGCGACAAATTCTGAGTTCAGACGTTCTTCCTGCCTTCTTACTTCATTAAAATCACCTAAGAAAACCCACATCCCACCGAAAGAATTTTTTAACTGAATTAAATCGGCCCAGAGAATGCGTCTTTCACCAGGGTCATTTTGGGCATATACATTTACTACCGCTAACATGTCACCAGACATTGCCATATTCCCAAATATCGCCAAAAAATTTCTGTTTTTTATTACCCCTGATTTAATAAAGATCGATGGATCCCATATAGTCAGTAAACCCCCTGACCTACCCGTTGACTCAACCGCGTCAAACTCAAAAATCGATCTACCCCAGAACCTCTTTACCAAAAAAGAAATATCACCTGGCACCTTAGTTTCTTGAATCGCAACAAAGTGAGCTCCGTGAGTTGTTTTCAAGCCCCTAACCCAATCCGCCTTTTTGGAGTCCCGTACTCCCCTCAAATTAACGGACAAATAATTCATAGTAAACCATTTTGTCCGCCTTCATCCAAGATTCCTTCTTCACTTGACCTTCTGCTCCATTCAATTGGAAACCCAAACTGGCCCCCAACTGCATTGTTTCCACAACCTCCTTCTCGGTTCCAGGAACAACTTCCGCTTCATTGGTTGCGACGTCTGGATCGCCCGGGTCCGGTCGATAATCCCCCAATACTTCCGGCGGCCTGGTCTGCTCAACTCCAATCCCTTCATCGCCCAGATTTACCTCCGAAAGGGATGGATTATCTCCACCGGCAAGTGCACCACTAGAAGACGAATGCTCTGATGTAGGTCTGTTAAGGTCAAAGGAAAACTCACCAGGTAATGGATTATGAGAGAAACTTCTTATGGGTGGGCCTTGCATAGATCCAGTAGAGGGTGGGCTCCTATCTTCTCTACTTCTCTTCCCAAGCCCAATAATGGGAGTTGGGCCGTCATTCATCAGTTGATCCACCGGGCCAGTACCATTTACTGCTTGATCGTGGGACCCAAGACCAAATCCAGAGGAACCTTTTAGATGGGGTCCACCATCAATAACCCCAGCCGCCTCTTTCTCGGGAATCTCAAAGCCATTAATTACTTCTTTATGGTTTGTGGGATTTTCATGCAGATCATGCAACCGTTCATTGTCCAACGTTTCATTTTCCGGTGGCCGATCATCAACCGGTTTTAATGGTGGTTCCGACGGCGACCGAAGCTCTACCACCGGCACCGGGGATTTTAGAATCGGAGACCTTATTTCTCCGTCCTCAACCTCATCCTCCATGTTACACCCGTCCACACTTCCGTCATCTTCAGAATTTCCATCAGAATCATCCATAGACTCATCATCCGAATTT belongs to Helianthus annuus cultivar XRQ/B chromosome 5, HanXRQr2.0-SUNRISE, whole genome shotgun sequence and includes:
- the LOC110941846 gene encoding uncharacterized protein LOC110941846; the protein is MGKTGRDWTQIYAIYGMDDWQTPVFLLIHAIFFSISSVLFLVYFDFVCYSFQLILPAVFTTGFARFAAGFTGSVTALSGVCLFYAAGNIFYSSVALRWEMAQRMVSAVHDWSTVKTALDVGCGRGILLNAVAMQLKKEGSSGRVVGLDRKNTTLSTLRTAGIEGVQEYVTCREGDARRLPFPDNYFDVVVSAGFVHTVGKEFGQKTAAAAAERMRVLGEVVRVLKGGSVGVVWDLVHVPEYVQRLQELKMEDIRVSERVTAFMVSSHIVSFRKPSQHVVGPSEVRLDWRFNGIC